In Lemur catta isolate mLemCat1 chromosome 1, mLemCat1.pri, whole genome shotgun sequence, one DNA window encodes the following:
- the LOC123630714 gene encoding uncharacterized protein LOC123630714 isoform X3, whose protein sequence is MAPSGGCIKSHQKELTYSKSLLLSTAEICLIFTAPGPPTPTLCGLAGLGPFLRPCAYPALPSGKQPYPSHPHASAGVVTSSNIEPLSSVCPAAGPGPGEHRKVFIKKVKTGKKSQRVRKSTSE, encoded by the coding sequence GAGGCTGTATTAAATCACACCAAAAAGAGCTGACATATTCAAAATCCTTGCTATTAAGCACGGCAGAAATTTGCCTGATTTTCACAGCTCCAGGGCCCCCGACACCGACGCTTTGTGGACTTGCTGGGTTGGGCCCCTTCCTTCGTCCCTGTGCTTACCCTGCATTGCCGAGTGGAAAGCAGCCTTACCCTTCTCACCCCCACGCGTCAGCGGGCGTTGTCACAAGCAGTAATATAGAGCCGCTGTCCTCAGTCTGCCCTGCTGCTGGGCCGGGTCCCGGTGAGCACCGAAAGGTGTTCATCAAGAAGGTGAAAACTGGCAAGAAGAGCCAACGAGTGAGAAAATCAACCTCAGAATAA